The sequence TTCAAGGATGATGCCCTGCTCTTTCAATAAATCCCTGATTTCGTCGGACCGTTTGAAGTCTTTATTACGGCGGGCTTCCAGACGTTCTTCGATAAGCGCATCGATATCTGCATCCAACAAATCATCTTCCCCGGTGAATGGCAAACCAAGCACCCCCATCATACGATCGAATGCTGTAATGAAATGGGATAGGACCGTTGTTTGCGTATTCTTTTCAAGCAAGTAAACATTCGCTGTTTTCACAAGTTCAAAGATGGCAGCAATCGCATTCGCCGTATTAAAATCATCATCCATTGCCATCTCAAACTGGCGGACGGATTCATCCACTTTATAGGTCCAAATGTCCTGTTGATCGCCTAAGTCCGCAGAATTTTCCAATCGATACTTGACGTTGTTGTACGCTGTCTTTATTCGATCGAGACCGTTTGCTGCACCTTCTACCAAGTCCTGCGAGAAGTTAACAGGGTGACGGTAATGAACTGACAGCATGAAAAACCTCAACACTTTCGGATCAATTTGTTTACGGATATCATGGACAAGCACGAAATTCCCAAGTGATTTGGACATCTTTTCATTATCGATATTAATATAACCATTATGCATCCAATACCGTGCGAATTGCTTGCCGGTCATCGCTTCGGATTGAGCAATTTCGTTCTCATGGTGCGGGAACGTCAAGTCCTGACCACCCGCATGAATGTCAATCGTGTCGCCCAAGTGCTCCCTAGCCATGACGGAACATTCGATATGCCATCCAGGACGTCCCGCTCCCCATGGCGTTTCCCAAGCAATTTCACCTTCTTTTGCTGATTTCCATAGGGCAAAATCGAGGGCATTTTCTTTAATACCACTGTCTTCGATTCGCGCACCAACTTTCAATTCATCGATTGACTGATGCGATAGCTTTCCGTAACCGTCGAATCGGCGTGTTCGGTAATAAACATCTCCTTGCGCCACATACGCAAAACCTTTGTCGATTAGCACTTGGATAAACGCGATGATATCATCGATATGTTCTGTCACTCGTGGATGGGCATCCGCTTTCCCGCAACCGAGTGCTCCTACATCTTCAAAGTAAGCATTGATGAAACGGTCCGTTAACTCTCCGACTTCCTCACCAAGCTCCTTTGCTGTGTTGATGATCTTGTCGTCGACATCTGTGAAGTTTGACACAAAGTTCACTTCGTAACCGCTATACTCCAAATAGCGCCGCACTGTGTCAAAGACAATGACAGGTCTTGCATTACCGATATGGATGTAGTTGTAGACAGTCGGGCCACATACATACATCTTCACTTTCCCTTCTTCCATTGGAACAAACGGTTCTTTTTTCCGCGTTAACGTATTAAACAGTTGAATGCTCATTGTTTTCCCCTTCCCGTTTCTCAAGTTTTTCTATGCGTTGTTTCAATAAAGCAATTTCTTCTTCAAGCTGATTACATGTATCTGTCACAGGGTCAGGCATATGTTGATGGTCATGCTTGCTTTTCACCCGGATGCCGTTTGTGATAACGACTTTCCCCGGCACACCGACGACTGTTGAATCAGGCGGTACGTCTTTGAGTACAACAGAACCTGCACCGACTTTGCTGTTTTCGCCAATCGTAATGGATCCAAGCACTTTGGCACCCGAAGCGACAAGTACATTGTTTGCAAGTGTCGGGTGGCGTTTCCCTTTTTCCTTACCCGTTCCCCCTAGCGTGACGCCTTGATATAATGTAACGTCATCCCCGATTTCACACGTTTCACCGATGACAATACCCATTCCGTGATCAATGAAAAGACGTCGTCCGATTGTCGCACCAGGATGTATTTCGATACCTGTAAAGAAGCGGCTTATCTGCGAAATCAATCGGGCCAAGAACAGCAGCCTTTTCTTATAAAACGCATGGGCAATCCGATGCGACCATACCGCATGGAGACCTGAATAGGTAAGCACCACTTCAATCGCTCCGCGCGCTGCGGGATCCTGCTCAAGAATGCAGTTAATATCTTCGTTCATCCTTCTGAACACTACTTCTCCTCCTAAATCAGGCATATGTAAGAACACAAAAAAGCGCCCCTGTCCATAGTTAGACAGAGACGCATTGAATGCGCGGTTCCACTCCGCTTGAAAGAGAATACTTCCTCTCCCCGCTTGATACCTGTAACGCAGGTCATGCGTCCGGCCTACTCAAACATTCGGCTCGGAGCTCAAAGGGGCATTTCCATATCGCAGGGGCACGGATCATTTACAGCCGATGATGATCCTCTCTGAAGAGCATGCAATATGTACTTATCCTTCTCAACGCTTTGCTATTTATCGTACTGTACTTTTTATTGAATGTACGTCAATTTTACATACATTATTCCATATGTCAATCAACTTATACTTTTGCGTATTTCGACACCCGATCAATCGTCTTTCCCTTACCAATCAGAGCAATGGAATCAGGCAGTTCAGGTCCATGTGCTTGGCCTGTCGCAACAACACGGATCGGCATGAACAAATTCTTGCCTTTGTGTCCCGTCTCTTTTTGTACAGCTTTGATAGCCGCCTTAATAGCGTCTGCATCAAAAGACTCAAGATCCGTCAACTGTTTTTGGAATGAAGCCATTACTTCCGGAACTTGTTCACCTGCAAGTATTTCCTTGGATTGTTCATCATATTCAATTTCGTCTGTAAAGAATTGGGCGGTCAATTCAACAATTTCCGCTCCATAGCTTAACTGGCCCTGGTAAAGCCCGATTAGATCATGCACCCAATTGCGTTCACTTTCAGTCATCGCTTCGTTCACGAGACCTGCGGCTTGAAGATGCGGTAATGTCAGTTCGATCACTTCATCCAAGCTCATCTTTTTGACATACTGGTTGTTCATCCATGTCAATTTCGTCTTGTCGAACATAGACGCCGATTTGGACAAACGGCTTTCGTCAAACAACTCGATGAGCTCTGCACGAGAGAAGATTTCCTCTTCTCCGCCCGGAGACCATCCAAGTAACGCGAAGAAGTTGAACATCGCTTCTGGCAAATAACCGAGGTCCTTGTATTGCGAGATGAATTGAATAATGGACTCGTCACGTTTCGACAGTTTTTTCCGATCTTCATTAACAATCAGCGTCATATGACCGAATCGCGGAGATTCCCATCCGAAAGCATTCGAAACCATCAGTTGTTTCGGTGTATTCGTCAAATGCTCTTCACCACGGAATACGTGTGAAATTTTCATAAGATGATCATCAATGACGACAGCGAAGTTATACGTAGGGATACCATTCGCTTTGACAATTACCCAATCGCCGATATCATGCGATTCAAATGCGACTTCACCCCGAACAAGATCATCGACTGTATACGTCACATTTTCAGGCACACGCATGCGAAGTGTATAAGGCATGCCCGCCGCCTCGTTTTCAGCAACCTGTTCAGCCGTCAAATGACGGCAAGTACCAGTATACATTGGCGCTGCAATCCCAGAAGCTTTTTGCTTTTCACGTTCCTCTTCCAACTCTTCCGTTGTACAGAAACATTTATACGCGTCTCCACTTGCGAGGATTTCCTGCGCATACTTCGAATAAATATCAAGGCGCTCCATCTGGCGGTATGGCCCATACTCGCCGCCAATATCTACAGACTCGTCATAGTCGATACCTAACCATTTCAAGTTATCCAGCTGTGAGAGTTCTCCTGTTTCAATGTTGCGGGCAATGTCAGTGTCCTCGATGCGGACGATGAATTTCCCACCATGATGCTTGGCGAATAAATAGTTGAATAAAGCCGTCCGGGCTCCTCCGATATGTAAATGGCCAGTCGGACTTGGCGCATAGCGTACACGTACTTCTGTTGTCATGTAAAGCATCTCCGTTCCTGTTTGTTTACTCTTCTATTTTATCATTGCACACATCTTTTTGAAAGGTCATGTCCGTTTTCAAGCATTTCTCCACTTCAGTTCTGATCGTTTTTCAGCAGAAGGATTGTCGCCATCGAAGCAATTCCTTCCTCCCTGCCTACGAAGCCCAACTTCTCAGTTGTTGTTGCTTTAACGTTTACTTGCGAGACATCCGCATGCAACAGGTCAGCGACACGCGCGCGAATTTTGTCGATATGCGGAGCCATTTTAGGCTTTTGCGCCATAATTGTGCAATCAACATTACCGAGGCGGTATCCTTTTGCTTCGACGATACCCCACACCTTCTCCAGCAGAATCGCTGAATCCGCATCTTTAAAAGCGGCGTCTGTATCAGGGAAATGACGACCTATATCTCCTTCACCAATTG is a genomic window of Sporosarcina oncorhynchi containing:
- the cysS gene encoding cysteine--tRNA ligase is translated as MSIQLFNTLTRKKEPFVPMEEGKVKMYVCGPTVYNYIHIGNARPVIVFDTVRRYLEYSGYEVNFVSNFTDVDDKIINTAKELGEEVGELTDRFINAYFEDVGALGCGKADAHPRVTEHIDDIIAFIQVLIDKGFAYVAQGDVYYRTRRFDGYGKLSHQSIDELKVGARIEDSGIKENALDFALWKSAKEGEIAWETPWGAGRPGWHIECSVMAREHLGDTIDIHAGGQDLTFPHHENEIAQSEAMTGKQFARYWMHNGYINIDNEKMSKSLGNFVLVHDIRKQIDPKVLRFFMLSVHYRHPVNFSQDLVEGAANGLDRIKTAYNNVKYRLENSADLGDQQDIWTYKVDESVRQFEMAMDDDFNTANAIAAIFELVKTANVYLLEKNTQTTVLSHFITAFDRMMGVLGLPFTGEDDLLDADIDALIEERLEARRNKDFKRSDEIRDLLKEQGIILEDTAQGTRWKRG
- the epsC gene encoding serine O-acetyltransferase EpsC, which translates into the protein MFRRMNEDINCILEQDPAARGAIEVVLTYSGLHAVWSHRIAHAFYKKRLLFLARLISQISRFFTGIEIHPGATIGRRLFIDHGMGIVIGETCEIGDDVTLYQGVTLGGTGKEKGKRHPTLANNVLVASGAKVLGSITIGENSKVGAGSVVLKDVPPDSTVVGVPGKVVITNGIRVKSKHDHQHMPDPVTDTCNQLEEEIALLKQRIEKLEKREGENNEHSTV
- the gltX gene encoding glutamate--tRNA ligase, which gives rise to MTTEVRVRYAPSPTGHLHIGGARTALFNYLFAKHHGGKFIVRIEDTDIARNIETGELSQLDNLKWLGIDYDESVDIGGEYGPYRQMERLDIYSKYAQEILASGDAYKCFCTTEELEEEREKQKASGIAAPMYTGTCRHLTAEQVAENEAAGMPYTLRMRVPENVTYTVDDLVRGEVAFESHDIGDWVIVKANGIPTYNFAVVIDDHLMKISHVFRGEEHLTNTPKQLMVSNAFGWESPRFGHMTLIVNEDRKKLSKRDESIIQFISQYKDLGYLPEAMFNFFALLGWSPGGEEEIFSRAELIELFDESRLSKSASMFDKTKLTWMNNQYVKKMSLDEVIELTLPHLQAAGLVNEAMTESERNWVHDLIGLYQGQLSYGAEIVELTAQFFTDEIEYDEQSKEILAGEQVPEVMASFQKQLTDLESFDADAIKAAIKAVQKETGHKGKNLFMPIRVVATGQAHGPELPDSIALIGKGKTIDRVSKYAKV
- the ispF gene encoding 2-C-methyl-D-erythritol 2,4-cyclodiphosphate synthase — its product is MIRIGQGFDVHEFEEGRPLIIGGITIPYDRGLTGHSDADVLLHTVTDAALGAIGEGDIGRHFPDTDAAFKDADSAILLEKVWGIVEAKGYRLGNVDCTIMAQKPKMAPHIDKIRARVADLLHADVSQVNVKATTTEKLGFVGREEGIASMATILLLKNDQN